A single genomic interval of Malania oleifera isolate guangnan ecotype guangnan chromosome 13, ASM2987363v1, whole genome shotgun sequence harbors:
- the LOC131146535 gene encoding probable polygalacturonase, whose translation MDVPLAFIKSLVIGAISSILVVGLLSAGVAECRLLERTSNPLQYSAINCRKYHASLEEFGGRGDGTTSNTEVFKTAIANLSTYGADGGALLYVPAGRWVTSSFNLTSHFTLFLDKDAVILGSTVESEWPLTAILPSYGRGRDAAAGRYASLITGSNLTDVVITGNNGTIDGQGAWWWDKFHQKELQYTRPYLIELLYSDQIQISNLTLVNSSSWHVHPIYCSNVIIQGLTILAPTNSPNTDGIDPDSCTNIKIEDCYVVSGDDCIAAKSGWDEYGIKFGMPTQHLIIRRLTCNSPDSAVIALGSEMSGGISDVRAEDITAINSESLLRIKTAIGRGGFIKHIYLKGMTLHTIYRYVVWMAGTYGQHADENFDPNALPVVEDINIRDIVADNVTRAGSLIGIQNDPFTGICISNVNIQLNEKPMKGQWNCSDIEGVSDDVTPQPCKLLPNKDMPEGCPYPTDKLPIDNVQLKTCSM comes from the exons ATGGATGTCCCCCTCGCGTTCATAAAATCACTC GTGATTGGGGCAATCTCGAGCATTTTGGTAGTGGGATTACTGAGCGCAGGAGTGGCGGAGTGTCGGCTACTGGAGAGGACATCTAATCCGTTGCAGTACTCTGCCATAAACTGTCGAAAGTACCATGCGTCGTTGGAGGAATTCGGAGGAAGAGGCGACGGAACTACGTCGAACACGGAGGTGTTCAAAACCGCAATTGCTAATCTCAGCACGTACGGGGCGGACGGCGGAGCTCTGCTGTACGTGCCGGCGGGGAGATGGGTTACCAGCAGCTTCAATTTGACCAGCCACTTCACTCTGTTTCTTGACAAAGACGCTGTTATTCTTGGCTCTACG GTTGAATCAGAATGGCCACTTACGGCTATACTACCTTCTTATGGGCGAGGCAGGGATGCTGCTGCTGGAAGGTATGCCAGTCTCATTACCGGATCAAATCTCACTGACGTTGTCATCACAG GCAACAATGGAACCATAGATGGGCAGGGCGCTTGGTGGTGGGACAAGTTTCACCAAAAGGAGCTGCAGTACACCAGGCCATACCTGATTGAACTCCTCTACTCAGATCAAATTCAGATATCAAACCTCACTTTGGTGAACTCCTCGTCATGGCATGTCCATCCCATCTACTGCAG CAATGTAATAATCCAGGGGCTCACAATTTTAGCACCAACCAATTCTCCCAACACAGATGGGATAGACCCAG ATTCGTGCACGAACATTAAAATCGAAGACTGCTATGTAGTCTCTGGGGACGATTGTATTGCGGCAAAAAGCGGTTGGGATGAATATGGCATTAAGTTTGGAATGCCCACGCAGCACCTAATTATCAGAAGGCTAACCTGCAATTCCCCTGACAGCGCTGTCATCGCTCTCGGCAGCGAGATGTCTGGAGGAATCAGCGATGTTAGAGCTGAGGACATTACGGCGATCAATTCCGAATCGTTACTGAGGATCAAAACAGCTATAGGGAGAGGAGGTTTTATCAAACACATCTATCTGAAAGGAATGACTTTGCACACAATATATCGGTATGTTGTGTGGATGGCAGGCACATATGGGCAACATGCGGATGAAAATTTTGATCCAAATGCACTGCCGGTGGTAGAGGATATAAACATTAGGGACATTGTAGCTGACAATGTGACCAGGGCAGGGAGCCTTATAGGAATTCAGAATGACCCTTTTACTGGAATTTGCATTTCTAATGTAAATATCCAATTGAATGAGAAACCCATGAAAGGGCAGTGGAATTGTTCTGATATTGAGGGAGTTTCGGATGACGTGACTCCTCAGCCGTGCAAGTTGTTGCCAAACAAGGATATGCCCGAAGGTTGTCCTTACCCCACAGACAAGCTTCCGATTGACAATGTTCAGTTGAAGACTTGTTCCATGTAA